The Ananas comosus cultivar F153 linkage group 7, ASM154086v1, whole genome shotgun sequence genome has a window encoding:
- the LOC109712994 gene encoding SPARC-like protein 1: MMMMMGYGRRSRSIKAAAASAAVVWAAVVLRLAGPSILGFVADDLPRLYGFVLDWLTPPYLYLVINVIILSIAASSRFSDNPPESGPPTTISVASPPPEIDVAEEYDAGEVTGAAAAAKAEEEEGEEEEEKKKEEEEEEEEEEEEEFVISRSSWSPKRRRKTTEIPTTECYSNSREEKPLVSSRFSRRKSARPSPDGKVLGVVRPKRNETLESTWRTITEGRAVPLARHLKKADTWDARPRASADDPAAAAAMRKSETFQERTRRAPSPSPSPSRGSGGRLRRGEASLGQDELNRRVEAFINKFNEEMRLQRQESFKQYMDMINSNRTTN; the protein is encoded by the exons atgatgatgatgatggggtATGGGAGGAGGAGTAGGTCGATCAAGGCTGCGGCGGCTTCGGCGGCGGTGGTGTGGGCGGCGGTGGTGCTCCGTCTAGCGGGGCCGTCGATCCTGGGGTTCGTGGCCGATGATCTCCCTCGATTGTACGGATTCGTCCTGGACTGGCTCACCCCGCCGTACCTCTACCTCGTCATCAACGTCATCATCCTCTCCATCGCCGCCTCCTCCCGCTTCAGCGATAACCCCCCGGAATCCGGGCCCCCAACGACCATCTCCGTCGCCTCTCCGCCCCCGGAAATCGATGTCGCGGAGGAGTACGACGCTGGCGAAGTTACgggagcggctgcggcggcgaaggccgaagaggaggagggggaggaggaggaggagaagaagaaagaggaggaggaggaggaggaggaggaggaggaagaggagttCGTGATATCGAGGTCGAGCTGGTCGCCTAagcggaggaggaagacgacGGAGATTCCGACGACGGAATGCTATTCGAATTCAAGGGAGGAGAAACCGCTGGTTTCCTCCAGGTTCAGCCGCAGGAAGAGCGCCAGGCCCAGCCCCGACG GGAAGGTGTTGGGGGTGGTCCGGCCGAAGCGGAACGAGACGCTGGAGAGCACGTGGCGGACGATCACGGAGGGGCGTGCGGTGCCGCTGGCTCGCCACCTCAAGAAGGCAGACACGTGGGACGCGCGCCCCCGCGCATCCGCCGACgatccggcggcggcggcggcgatgcggAAGTCGGAGACTTTCCAGGAGCGGACGAGGAGGGCGCCGTCCCCGTCCCCGTCCCCGTCGCGGGGGTCGGGGGGGAGGCTGAGGAGGGGGGAGGCCTCGCTGGGGCAGGACGAGCTCAACCGGCGCGTGGAGGCCTTCATTAACAAGTTCAACGAGGAGATGCGGCTGCAGCGCCAGGAGTCCTTCAAGCAATACATGGACATGATCAACAGCAACCGAAccaccaattaa
- the LOC109712995 gene encoding vacuolar protein sorting-associated protein 28 homolog 1-like, translated as MEVKLWHDKRERELLDSLADLYAIIKTTEKLEKAYVRDLVSSTEYEAECLKLIAQFKTLSSSLRDAVPSVDRFADAYKMDCPAALNRLLVSGVPATVEHRASASSASASAAASSASAIAQCVQHFITAMDAVKLNMVAVDQVHPLLSDLSASFAKLGAILPPDFEGKVKVREWLARLAKMGAADELTEQQSRQLHFDLDSSYNAFMAALPSAGS; from the coding sequence atgGAGGTGAAGCTGTGGCACGACAAGCGGGAGCGGGAGCTCCTGGACAGCCTCGCCGATCTCTACGCCATCATAAAGACGACGGAGAAGCTGGAGAAGGCGTACGTGCGGGACCTGGTGTCGTCCACGGAGTACGAGGCGGAGTGCCTGAAGCTGATCGCCCAGTTCAAGACGCTGTCCTCGTCCCTCCGCGACGCCGTCCCCTCCGTCGACCGCTTCGCCGACGCCTACAAGATGGACTGCCCCGCCGCCCTCAACCGCCTCCTCGTCTCCGGCGTCCCCGCCACCGTCGAACAccgcgcctccgcctcctccgcctccgcctccgccgccgcctcctccgcctccgccatcGCCCAGTGCGTCCAGCACTTCATCACCGCCATGGACGCCGTCAAGCTCAACATGGTCGCCGTCGACCAGGTCCACCCCCTCCTCTCCGACCTCTCCGCCTCCTTCGCCAAGCTCGGCGCCATCCTGCCCCCCGACTTCGAGGGCAAGGTCAAGGTCAGGGAGTGGCTCGCCAGGCTTGCCAAGATGGGCGCCGCCGACGAGCTCACCGAACAGCAGTCCAGGCAGCTCCACTTCGATCTCGACTCCTCCTACAACGCCTTCATGGCCGCCCTGCCCAGCGCCGGATCCTGA